One Esox lucius isolate fEsoLuc1 chromosome 1, fEsoLuc1.pri, whole genome shotgun sequence genomic region harbors:
- the six9 gene encoding SIX homeobox 9 isoform X2, giving the protein MATVFSAEQVACVCEVLLQSGHMERLAGFLRTLPPSSCLGDLESVLKAQAAVAFHQGHFSDLYALLERFPFSPRSHPLLQHLWLRAHYLEAERQRGRPLGAVGKYRVRRKFPLPRTIWDGEVTSYCFKEKSRSVLREWYYHKPYPSPCEKRELAATTGLTATQVSNWFKNRRQRDRAAHGNNGRLWISSKLQQDPRRLPLL; this is encoded by the exons ATGGCGACGGTCTTCTCGGCGGAACAggtggcatgtgtgtgtgaggtcctCTTGCAGAGTGGTCACATGGAGCGCTTGGCTGGCTTCCTCCGAACTCTTCCACCCTCCTCCTGTCTGGGGGACCTGGAGAGCGTCCTGAAGGCGCAAGCTGCTGTGGCCTTTCATCAGGGGCACTTCTCTGACCTCTACGCCCTCTTGGAGAGGTTTCCCTTCTCCCCCCGCAGCCACCCTCTGCTCCAGCACCTCTGGCTGAGGGCGCACTACCTGGAAGCTGAACGTCAGAGAGGGCGCCCCCTGGGGGCTGTGGGCAAGTATCGTGTACGTCGTAAATTCCCCCTGCCGAGAACCATCTGGGATGGAGAGGTGACCAGTTACTGCTTCAAG GAGAAATCCCGGAGTGTCCTGAGGGAGTGGTATTACCATAAACCCTATCCCTCGCCTTGTGAGAAACGCGAGCTTGCGGCTACCACTGGGCTCACAGCCACCCAGGTGAGCAACTGGTTCAAGAACCGACGACAGAGAGACCGcgcagctcatggaaataacgG AAGGTTGTGGATCAGCTCTAAGCTCCAACAGGACCCGAGACGCTTACCCCTCCTCTGA
- the six9 gene encoding SIX homeobox 9 isoform X1 — protein sequence MATVFSAEQVACVCEVLLQSGHMERLAGFLRTLPPSSCLGDLESVLKAQAAVAFHQGHFSDLYALLERFPFSPRSHPLLQHLWLRAHYLEAERQRGRPLGAVGKYRVRRKFPLPRTIWDGEVTSYCFKEKSRSVLREWYYHKPYPSPCEKRELAATTGLTATQVSNWFKNRRQRDRAAHGNNGELEGCGSALSSNRTRDAYPSSDDLSPPESPLFSCARPLSQPPPLSHVGGRPF from the exons ATGGCGACGGTCTTCTCGGCGGAACAggtggcatgtgtgtgtgaggtcctCTTGCAGAGTGGTCACATGGAGCGCTTGGCTGGCTTCCTCCGAACTCTTCCACCCTCCTCCTGTCTGGGGGACCTGGAGAGCGTCCTGAAGGCGCAAGCTGCTGTGGCCTTTCATCAGGGGCACTTCTCTGACCTCTACGCCCTCTTGGAGAGGTTTCCCTTCTCCCCCCGCAGCCACCCTCTGCTCCAGCACCTCTGGCTGAGGGCGCACTACCTGGAAGCTGAACGTCAGAGAGGGCGCCCCCTGGGGGCTGTGGGCAAGTATCGTGTACGTCGTAAATTCCCCCTGCCGAGAACCATCTGGGATGGAGAGGTGACCAGTTACTGCTTCAAG GAGAAATCCCGGAGTGTCCTGAGGGAGTGGTATTACCATAAACCCTATCCCTCGCCTTGTGAGAAACGCGAGCTTGCGGCTACCACTGGGCTCACAGCCACCCAGGTGAGCAACTGGTTCAAGAACCGACGACAGAGAGACCGcgcagctcatggaaataacgG TGAACTAGAAGGTTGTGGATCAGCTCTAAGCTCCAACAGGACCCGAGACGCTTACCCCTCCTCTGATGACCTTTCACCTCCAGAAAGTCCTCTCTTCTCCTGTGCCCGACCCCTCTCTCAGCCCCCTCCTTTGAGTCATGTGGGTGGGAGACCTTTCTAA